The Maridesulfovibrio zosterae DSM 11974 genome contains a region encoding:
- a CDS encoding 4Fe-4S dicluster domain-containing protein, translating into MSVKSKGNSTVTIFPDWCKGCGICAAFCPGKVMELNDQGKAVVVKEEECISCGFCELHCPDFAIMVRPKADDEIPAVCRAVLEKAARKTDMPADGSAAEKNSSDMEKG; encoded by the coding sequence ATGAGTGTCAAAAGCAAAGGGAATAGCACGGTTACGATTTTTCCGGATTGGTGTAAGGGGTGCGGTATATGCGCAGCCTTTTGTCCGGGTAAGGTCATGGAGTTGAATGATCAAGGGAAGGCTGTTGTTGTAAAAGAGGAAGAGTGCATAAGTTGCGGATTCTGTGAATTGCACTGTCCTGATTTTGCAATTATGGTCCGCCCCAAAGCTGATGATGAAATCCCCGCGGTGTGCAGGGCTGTTCTTGAGAAGGCTGCCCGTAAAACCGATATGCCTGCTGACGGCAGTGCTGCGGAAAAAAACAGTTCCGATATGGAAAAGGGATAG